From Vibrio crassostreae, one genomic window encodes:
- a CDS encoding CinA family nicotinamide mononucleotide deamidase-related protein — MTKIAMLSTGEEVLHGDIVDTNAAWMSGEFYQHGFALAKRSTVGDQMNALVEELLMLSFNYDVVIVNGGLGPTTDDMSAAAAATASEQKLVMFPEWLARMEEMFSGRGMPMPGSNLKQALLPASSEIVDNPVGTACGFKLKINDATFYFTPGVPSEFKRMVTFEILPDLSRTYPQVVASECSRLFTFGLSESGISDVLDQLKLPEGYELGYRSYLPFIEVKLFGPKADLETRVKLLQMVYKLLESNVVSVDEPMIDHIGHIMAERKKTLSVSEVSTKGALSAWLQSNEQLEDCFGHSWVMAEPKESELEKSDPLAATFALAGATREKCETELALVTGKLEGNTFSVALSTEAGEWGQVLEFYRQYSREDQRNVIKTVAADMLRRHLDNKPMFGTYSSAKRLKDMFIPAAIIK; from the coding sequence ATGACGAAAATCGCAATGTTAAGTACAGGTGAAGAAGTTCTTCATGGAGACATTGTAGATACAAACGCAGCTTGGATGTCTGGTGAGTTTTATCAGCATGGTTTTGCTCTTGCTAAGCGCTCAACTGTGGGTGATCAAATGAATGCTCTTGTTGAAGAACTGCTGATGCTGAGCTTTAACTATGATGTGGTTATCGTTAATGGTGGTCTAGGGCCGACAACCGATGATATGAGTGCAGCCGCCGCTGCAACTGCTTCAGAGCAGAAACTCGTCATGTTCCCTGAATGGCTGGCTCGTATGGAAGAGATGTTCTCAGGACGCGGTATGCCGATGCCTGGCAGCAACCTTAAGCAAGCCTTGTTGCCAGCAAGCTCTGAGATTGTCGATAACCCTGTCGGTACTGCATGTGGCTTCAAGCTGAAAATCAACGATGCGACTTTCTATTTCACGCCGGGTGTACCGAGTGAGTTCAAACGTATGGTGACGTTTGAGATTCTTCCTGACTTGTCGCGTACTTACCCTCAAGTGGTTGCCTCTGAATGCAGTCGACTGTTTACGTTTGGTTTGTCTGAATCGGGTATCTCGGATGTGTTAGACCAGCTTAAGCTGCCAGAAGGTTATGAGTTGGGTTATCGCTCTTATTTGCCTTTCATTGAGGTGAAACTGTTTGGTCCTAAGGCAGACTTAGAAACTCGCGTTAAGCTTCTGCAAATGGTGTACAAGCTGCTAGAGAGTAACGTAGTCAGCGTTGATGAGCCGATGATTGACCATATTGGGCATATCATGGCAGAGAGAAAGAAAACCTTGTCTGTATCTGAAGTGTCGACCAAAGGTGCGCTTTCAGCTTGGCTACAATCGAATGAGCAGCTTGAAGATTGCTTTGGGCATTCTTGGGTGATGGCTGAACCCAAAGAGAGTGAGCTTGAAAAGAGCGATCCATTAGCCGCCACCTTTGCTCTGGCTGGCGCAACAAGAGAGAAGTGCGAAACCGAATTGGCTTTGGTGACTGGTAAGTTAGAAGGCAACACATTCAGCGTTGCATTGTCGACTGAAGCAGGCGAGTGGGGGCAGGTGCTTGAGTTTTATCGTCAGTACTCGCGTGAAGACCAACGCAACGTGATTAAGACCGTTGCCGCCGATATGCTGAGAAGGCATCTAGACAACAAACCGATGTTTGGCACTTACTCTTCGGCTAAGCGATTGAAAGACATGTTTATTCCAGCAGCTATCATTAAGTAA
- a CDS encoding DUF3943 domain-containing protein, which produces MAKSPLLAKVTAAFTMLMSVNSVASQYDFDQPINLSYSDECAQDYCVNDSLYTYKPSTNYALSESSDEYDFSIQQPKHLLVSQEKDWDYLMGQTYTILGLSVATVGLMTLLPESITKWDDDQRDISSLGKKWKDNVSDGPVWDRDEHFLNYVMHPYFGGVYYTAARHAGYDEFESFLYSWTMSTFFWEYGVEAFAEVPSWQDLFITPFFGAVVGEMMLEAEQDIVASGGEVMGSQTMGDVSLFFLNPVGHIHYWVSDAWGGDAEVNLNTNPWWDNQDAARFAYDAGAPYDSQFVGMNFKVTF; this is translated from the coding sequence GTGGCCAAATCACCGTTACTAGCAAAGGTTACTGCTGCATTTACAATGCTAATGTCAGTTAACTCGGTTGCAAGCCAATACGACTTCGACCAGCCAATCAACCTTTCTTATTCGGATGAATGTGCTCAAGATTACTGTGTTAATGATAGCTTGTACACCTACAAGCCTAGTACCAATTACGCACTGAGCGAATCAAGTGATGAGTACGACTTCTCAATCCAACAACCAAAACACCTGTTGGTGAGTCAGGAGAAGGATTGGGATTACCTAATGGGTCAAACCTACACCATTCTTGGCCTGAGTGTCGCGACGGTGGGTTTGATGACTCTCCTACCTGAAAGTATCACTAAGTGGGATGATGACCAACGTGACATCAGCTCATTAGGTAAAAAGTGGAAAGATAACGTGTCTGATGGCCCAGTATGGGACCGTGACGAACACTTCCTAAACTACGTAATGCACCCATATTTTGGTGGTGTTTACTACACTGCAGCTCGACACGCAGGTTACGATGAGTTTGAGTCTTTCTTATACTCTTGGACTATGTCGACGTTCTTCTGGGAATACGGCGTAGAAGCGTTTGCTGAAGTACCTTCATGGCAAGACCTCTTTATCACTCCTTTCTTTGGTGCTGTTGTCGGTGAAATGATGCTAGAAGCAGAGCAAGACATCGTTGCTTCAGGTGGCGAAGTGATGGGCTCTCAAACCATGGGTGATGTGTCTCTATTTTTCCTAAACCCTGTTGGACACATCCACTACTGGGTAAGTGATGCTTGGGGCGGTGACGCAGAAGTTAATCTGAATACTAACCCTTGGTGGGATAACCAAGACGCAGCTAGATTCGCATACGATGCTGGTGCGCCATACGATTCTCAGTTTGTTGGTATGAACTTTAAAGTAACCTTCTAA
- a CDS encoding glycine cleavage system protein R, with amino-acid sequence MNSTFIVNFIGKASPTTIKQLAAVTHENDGKWLISKVNFIEDQVAGVLKVQLPAINESIVKEAFSANPDLIVQFVDSDHTHNVQDTIHHLRLDSNDRAGIVNEVTHVLDRQGISILDMDCHRVFIAGGGGVSSSLFTSKIAVKLPIEVQIDDVVNELETLSEDTRVMIES; translated from the coding sequence ATGAACAGTACATTTATCGTAAACTTTATCGGAAAAGCATCACCAACAACAATCAAACAGCTTGCTGCGGTTACTCACGAAAACGACGGAAAATGGCTCATCAGTAAAGTGAACTTTATTGAAGACCAAGTCGCAGGCGTACTCAAGGTTCAACTTCCAGCCATCAACGAATCGATTGTTAAAGAGGCTTTCAGCGCCAATCCAGATCTCATCGTACAGTTTGTCGATTCAGATCATACGCATAATGTCCAAGACACAATCCATCACCTAAGACTCGATTCTAACGACCGAGCAGGTATCGTCAATGAAGTGACACATGTATTAGATAGACAAGGGATCAGTATTCTAGACATGGACTGTCACCGAGTCTTCATTGCAGGCGGCGGTGGTGTAAGCTCAAGCCTATTCACTTCAAAAATAGCGGTTAAGCTGCCAATCGAAGTTCAAATCGATGATGTAGTTAATGAACTCGAAACACTCAGTGAAGACACTCGTGTGATGATTGAAAGCTAA
- a CDS encoding DUF1566 domain-containing protein, with translation MERKRSSWQLNVISAILLTTLFSGCKSGHENNDSGTTTTGTTSSTSSSPITLSIPSSVSFSEPQSGSKTESITISLSEALAQELTLTISTSDVTTRSNGTFKNYDAISSQNVKIAAGATSAALPLNLVHNNLYEGSKTLHYSISADNGANYTLSNERTVVTIDDSDTQPTVSFSNDLSTVVEGDSIIQQAVLSHYTSQDVTLTLTQTGIAAPEDFTVDIAGLTLKLPAETLSTNITFSARDDSFDEGGESLIYTIASVGNATIDSSKSTLAFYIPGQKSFNDTGYVTYFDGTDYDSVTPPASHPNQDADFGLDVTNGSEHSDGEYGFRYTKLDAHGNPLIPSATDWRCVKDEHTGLYIEAKQDPIAMPSQSAVDTWVKNHKDNPDAHPYPWDSQSSSWRSASYTYTWHDSDNTTNGGYAGARNDLLYSAGPISSQCAYINDGSGSNYCNTSSYISSLNSRSICGITDWRLPSPVEARSFINFNVGTAPVGAIDFFPNLGDRLFTHSSSVKQDGSARCIDSQNGELELCNKNIAGSTGIVAVSGGIE, from the coding sequence ATGGAAAGAAAAAGGTCGAGTTGGCAGCTCAATGTCATCTCAGCAATCCTTCTTACGACACTGTTTAGCGGTTGCAAAAGTGGTCATGAAAATAACGATAGTGGAACAACGACTACGGGAACAACTTCAAGTACGTCATCTTCTCCTATTACGCTTAGCATCCCAAGTAGTGTCTCATTTTCTGAACCACAATCAGGGTCGAAAACAGAATCCATTACCATTTCTCTTTCCGAAGCATTAGCTCAAGAACTCACCTTAACGATCTCAACTAGTGACGTGACAACTCGCTCTAATGGCACCTTCAAAAACTACGATGCTATCTCAAGCCAAAACGTCAAAATTGCGGCAGGTGCAACCAGCGCAGCTCTACCACTAAACCTTGTGCACAATAATCTGTATGAGGGCAGTAAAACACTTCATTACTCTATTAGTGCTGATAACGGTGCAAATTACACTCTTTCAAACGAACGAACTGTAGTAACTATTGATGATAGCGATACTCAACCAACCGTTAGTTTTAGTAACGACTTAAGTACCGTTGTAGAAGGTGACAGCATTATTCAACAAGCTGTTTTGAGTCATTACACATCTCAAGATGTAACACTGACCCTAACTCAAACCGGTATTGCCGCGCCTGAGGACTTTACTGTTGATATAGCAGGGTTAACTCTTAAATTGCCAGCAGAAACCCTATCAACAAATATCACATTTTCTGCTCGTGATGATAGCTTCGATGAAGGTGGCGAATCGTTAATCTACACGATAGCTTCCGTTGGTAACGCGACTATCGATTCAAGTAAAAGCACTCTCGCGTTCTATATTCCTGGGCAGAAAAGTTTCAATGATACTGGGTATGTCACTTATTTTGATGGAACAGACTACGACAGCGTCACTCCTCCAGCATCACATCCAAATCAAGATGCCGATTTTGGTTTAGATGTCACCAATGGAAGTGAACATTCAGATGGGGAATATGGCTTTCGCTACACCAAGCTAGATGCTCACGGAAACCCTCTAATACCTAGCGCTACTGATTGGCGCTGTGTTAAAGATGAGCATACTGGATTGTATATTGAAGCAAAACAAGATCCGATAGCAATGCCGAGTCAGTCCGCGGTCGATACCTGGGTTAAGAACCATAAAGACAACCCTGATGCCCACCCTTATCCATGGGACAGTCAATCAAGCTCATGGCGAAGCGCTTCGTACACATATACTTGGCACGACTCTGATAATACAACCAATGGTGGCTATGCCGGAGCACGCAATGATCTATTGTACAGCGCCGGCCCGATCTCTTCTCAATGTGCATACATTAACGATGGTTCAGGAAGTAACTACTGTAATACAAGTAGTTATATTAGTAGTCTAAACAGTCGCTCTATTTGCGGTATTACAGATTGGCGCTTACCTTCACCTGTTGAAGCTCGTTCATTTATCAACTTCAATGTCGGCACTGCACCAGTAGGAGCCATTGATTTCTTTCCTAATCTTGGAGACCGACTCTTCACGCACTCTAGCTCTGTTAAACAAGATGGTAGTGCTAGATGTATCGACTCTCAAAATGGAGAGCTTGAGCTTTGTAATAAAAACATCGCAGGCTCAACAGGAATTGTGGCTGTAAGTGGAGGTATTGAGTAA
- a CDS encoding Lcl C-terminal domain-containing protein encodes MKLKLCLGVIASLLSAHAIAQTCVQTQTPSHQDGQFIDRKDGTLLDVTTNLLWSKCNLGEIYNQSNDTCDGTAIKYQNWQDALIATEDSNLTTIAGQVGFRLPNIKELSSIVDYSCTRPAINLTHFPTTTNEPYWTNTPDAHKINSDYDGLIIDFEEALEVITDPDDIPHPLVRLVKTFN; translated from the coding sequence ATGAAACTAAAACTATGCTTAGGTGTAATTGCCTCTCTGTTAAGTGCACATGCCATCGCGCAAACCTGCGTGCAAACTCAAACTCCCTCTCACCAAGACGGGCAATTTATTGACCGTAAAGATGGGACATTACTCGACGTAACGACTAATTTGCTTTGGTCAAAATGCAACCTAGGCGAAATCTACAATCAATCCAATGACACATGTGATGGTACCGCGATTAAATATCAAAATTGGCAGGATGCACTTATCGCAACTGAAGATTCGAATCTGACCACTATCGCAGGTCAGGTTGGTTTTAGGTTGCCTAATATCAAAGAGTTAAGTTCAATCGTTGACTATAGCTGTACTAGACCAGCAATCAACCTGACACACTTCCCGACTACAACCAACGAACCATATTGGACTAATACTCCTGACGCTCATAAAATCAACAGTGACTATGATGGTTTAATTATTGATTTTGAAGAAGCTTTAGAAGTCATTACAGACCCAGATGATATTCCACATCCTCTTGTTCGCTTAGTGAAAACATTTAATTAG
- the nspC gene encoding carboxynorspermidine decarboxylase, with translation MQNNELKTPYFMINEDKLIANLEKAKQLKEISGVKLVLALKCFSTWGVFDIIKPYLDGTTSSGPYEVKLGHETFGGETHAYSVGYSEDDVREVADICDKMIFNSQSQFEAYRHIVEGKASLGLRLNPGVSYAGQDLANPARQFSRLGVQADHIKPEIFDEINGVMFHMNCENKDVDAFIGLLDSISEQFGDHLDKLDWVSMGGGVFFTWPGYDIEKLGLALKAFSERHGVQMYLEPGEAIITKTTDLVVTVVDIVENVKKTAIVDSATEAHRLDTLIYNEPASVLEASENGSHDYVIGSCSCLAGDQFCETSFDEPLKIGQKLHLLDSAGYTMVKLNWFNGLKMPSIYCERSSGEVQKLNEFGYEDFKRSLSQWSIK, from the coding sequence ATGCAAAACAACGAACTAAAAACGCCTTATTTCATGATCAACGAAGACAAGTTGATTGCGAATCTAGAGAAAGCGAAGCAGCTGAAAGAGATTTCAGGTGTGAAGCTAGTATTGGCACTGAAGTGTTTCTCTACATGGGGTGTGTTTGACATCATCAAGCCTTACCTCGATGGCACGACAAGCTCTGGCCCGTACGAAGTAAAACTTGGTCATGAAACCTTTGGCGGTGAAACGCACGCTTACAGTGTGGGTTACAGCGAAGATGACGTGAGAGAAGTTGCGGATATTTGCGACAAGATGATCTTCAACTCGCAAAGCCAATTCGAAGCTTACCGTCATATTGTTGAAGGTAAAGCCTCGCTGGGTTTACGTCTAAATCCGGGCGTAAGCTACGCAGGACAAGACTTAGCAAACCCTGCGCGTCAATTCTCGCGTTTGGGCGTACAAGCTGACCATATCAAGCCTGAAATCTTTGATGAGATTAATGGCGTGATGTTCCACATGAACTGTGAGAACAAAGACGTCGATGCCTTTATTGGTTTGCTTGATTCAATCTCAGAACAGTTTGGGGATCACCTAGATAAGTTAGATTGGGTGAGCATGGGCGGCGGCGTGTTCTTCACATGGCCGGGCTACGACATCGAGAAACTTGGTCTTGCGCTAAAAGCCTTCTCTGAAAGACACGGCGTGCAGATGTACCTTGAGCCGGGTGAAGCTATCATCACTAAAACGACAGATTTAGTTGTGACAGTGGTTGATATTGTTGAGAACGTGAAGAAAACGGCGATTGTGGATTCAGCTACCGAGGCTCACCGCCTTGACACGCTTATCTACAACGAGCCTGCATCGGTATTGGAAGCGTCTGAAAACGGAAGTCATGACTACGTGATTGGTTCGTGTTCATGTCTGGCGGGCGATCAGTTTTGTGAAACAAGCTTTGACGAGCCGCTGAAAATAGGTCAAAAGCTTCACCTATTGGATAGTGCAGGTTACACCATGGTGAAACTGAACTGGTTCAATGGTCTGAAAATGCCATCAATCTACTGCGAACGCAGCAGTGGTGAAGTTCAGAAGCTAAATGAATTCGGCTATGAAGACTTCAAACGCTCATTATCACAATGGTCGATTAAGTAA
- a CDS encoding carboxynorspermidine synthase, whose translation MAILQIGAGGVGWVVAHKAAQNNEVLGDITIASRTIAKCEKIIESIKGKNNLKDSTKKLEARAVNADDVDALVTLINEVKPDLVINAGPPWVNMAIMEACYQAKVSYLDTSVAVDLCSEGQQVPQAYDWQWGYREKFAEAGITGILGAGFDPGVVSVFAAHAVKHLFDEIDTIDVMDVNAGDHGKKFATNFDPETNMLEIQGDSFYWENEEWKQVPCHSRMLEFDFPNCGSHKVYSMAHDEVRSMKEFIPAKRIEFWMGFGDAYLNYFNCMRDIGLLSPDPLTLHDGTVVQPLHVLKALLPDPTSLAPGYTGLTCIGTWVQGKKDGKERSVFIYNNADHEVAYEDVEHQAISYTTGVPAITAALQFFRGEWADKGVFNMEQLNPDPFLATMPEIGLDWHVQELEPGQGLPLIHTLK comes from the coding sequence ATGGCTATTCTACAAATTGGTGCAGGCGGTGTTGGTTGGGTTGTTGCACACAAAGCAGCACAAAATAACGAAGTACTGGGTGATATCACAATCGCTTCTCGCACAATCGCGAAGTGTGAAAAAATCATCGAATCGATTAAAGGTAAAAACAACCTTAAAGATTCAACTAAAAAACTAGAAGCTCGCGCAGTAAACGCTGACGATGTTGATGCACTTGTTACTCTGATTAACGAAGTGAAACCAGACCTAGTAATCAACGCTGGTCCTCCTTGGGTAAACATGGCGATCATGGAAGCGTGTTACCAAGCAAAAGTATCTTACCTAGATACATCGGTAGCGGTTGACCTATGTTCTGAAGGCCAACAAGTACCACAAGCTTACGATTGGCAGTGGGGTTACCGTGAGAAGTTTGCTGAAGCAGGCATCACAGGTATTCTTGGTGCGGGTTTCGATCCAGGTGTGGTTTCAGTATTTGCAGCGCACGCGGTTAAGCACTTGTTCGATGAAATCGATACGATCGACGTAATGGACGTAAACGCAGGCGATCATGGTAAGAAGTTTGCGACAAACTTTGACCCAGAAACGAACATGCTTGAGATCCAAGGTGATTCTTTCTACTGGGAAAATGAAGAGTGGAAACAAGTACCTTGCCACTCTCGTATGCTTGAGTTTGATTTCCCTAACTGTGGTTCTCACAAAGTTTACTCAATGGCGCACGATGAAGTTCGTTCAATGAAGGAATTCATCCCAGCTAAGCGTATCGAATTCTGGATGGGCTTTGGTGATGCTTACCTGAACTACTTCAACTGCATGCGTGATATCGGTCTTCTGAGCCCAGATCCGCTAACACTGCACGATGGCACTGTTGTTCAACCTCTACATGTTCTTAAAGCTCTATTGCCAGATCCAACGTCTTTGGCTCCGGGTTACACAGGTTTAACGTGTATCGGTACTTGGGTTCAAGGTAAGAAAGATGGCAAAGAGCGCAGCGTATTCATCTACAATAACGCAGACCACGAAGTGGCTTACGAAGACGTAGAACACCAAGCGATCTCTTACACAACCGGTGTTCCAGCAATTACTGCTGCACTTCAGTTCTTCCGTGGTGAATGGGCTGATAAAGGCGTGTTCAACATGGAACAGCTAAACCCAGACCCGTTCCTAGCAACCATGCCTGAAATCGGTCTAGACTGGCACGTTCAAGAGCTAGAACCTGGGCAAGGTCTACCTCTAATCCATACTTTGAAGTAA
- a CDS encoding pyridoxal phosphate-dependent class III aminotransferase encodes MNTFKGTFMTTAFEVDINTIANSFSTMVPILEGTYDLTPDAILLEQEQHESDVRSYPRRLPIAIKRACGALVEDTRGQLFLDCLAGAGTLSLGYNHPEINQALKDQLDSGLPYQTLDITTQAKETFIKRVKAFLPQDFSNNSVLQFCGPSGADAVEAAIKLAKQTTGRNTMFAFRGAYHGMTNGTMGMMGNLGTKERRSGLMSDVHFMPFPYNLRCPFGIGGEAGANASIRYIERMLNDDESGIMKPAAMIVEPVQGEGGVIPAPASWLQGLRRICDEHGILLIFDEIQCGVGKTGHRFAFEESGVNPDILCLSKAIGGGLPMSLLVFDKSIDTWKAGEHTGTFRGNQLAMVSGAKALEIIERDGLVEHANIAGQYLRHGLEKIQSRVNCIAEVRGKGLMLGAEIKQPNGELNKFGEPKSDGELTLAIQRAALERGLMVEKGGRDGSVIRFLPPMIISFEQIDFALRVMEEAIIAAGGGLQKDPASSEQANQEWNKHFIQTGLGGSDEFANVMNQTTQAMKAVFEQVETPYSGLEPKVLEAAIKAVDLDNNQHALVDVVDSTADLVAANSIFVQHPDCIAHLHTPPLMASVAAESIIAALNQSMDSWDQASAATYVEQRVVDWMCDKYQLGDQADGVFTSGGTQSNLMGLLLARDWIADKHDGHSIQKLGLPDYASKLRILCSNKSHFTVQKSASLLGLGESAVCCVETNANGTIKPDLLDAEIKALKAQGLIPFAVVGTAGTTDHGAIDDLDAIADIASQQGLWFHVDSAYGGALILSSHKARLQGIEKADSVSVDFHKLFYQTISCGAVLLKDKANFKYLLHHADYLNREHDELPNLVDKSIATTKRFDALKVFMTMQSVGPKQLGDMYDHLLEQTLEVADLIQNQADLELLAEPSLSTVLFRSKPSANGELDLDKLNQTLRLEALTRGVAVLGETIVDGKSALKFTILNPCLKTSDFKSLINKIQTLATELAEQQG; translated from the coding sequence ATGAACACATTCAAGGGGACTTTTATGACTACCGCCTTTGAAGTCGATATCAATACTATCGCAAATTCATTTTCAACTATGGTTCCTATCTTAGAGGGAACGTACGACCTAACACCTGACGCTATTTTGCTAGAGCAAGAACAGCATGAGTCGGATGTTCGCTCTTACCCAAGACGCCTGCCTATTGCTATTAAACGAGCATGTGGCGCTTTAGTTGAAGATACTCGTGGCCAACTGTTTCTCGATTGCTTAGCCGGTGCAGGTACACTTTCTTTGGGTTACAACCACCCTGAGATTAACCAAGCACTTAAAGACCAGCTCGATTCTGGATTGCCATACCAAACACTTGATATCACGACTCAAGCAAAAGAGACGTTTATCAAGCGAGTTAAAGCTTTTCTCCCTCAAGATTTTTCAAATAACTCAGTTCTTCAATTCTGTGGCCCATCTGGTGCTGATGCTGTGGAAGCGGCGATCAAGCTCGCTAAGCAAACCACAGGTCGTAACACCATGTTTGCGTTCCGTGGTGCTTACCATGGCATGACTAACGGCACCATGGGTATGATGGGTAACCTAGGTACTAAAGAACGTCGTAGCGGTTTGATGTCTGACGTACATTTCATGCCTTTCCCATACAACCTTCGTTGCCCGTTTGGCATTGGTGGTGAAGCGGGGGCTAACGCGAGCATTCGTTATATCGAACGTATGTTGAACGACGACGAGTCTGGCATCATGAAGCCGGCTGCGATGATCGTTGAGCCTGTGCAAGGAGAGGGCGGTGTGATTCCGGCTCCGGCGTCTTGGCTACAAGGTTTACGACGCATCTGTGATGAACACGGAATCCTACTGATTTTTGATGAAATCCAGTGTGGTGTCGGCAAAACAGGTCATCGATTCGCGTTTGAAGAGTCAGGTGTTAACCCTGATATCTTATGTTTGTCTAAAGCGATTGGCGGTGGACTACCAATGTCGCTGCTTGTATTCGATAAGAGCATCGATACTTGGAAAGCGGGTGAGCACACTGGTACTTTCCGTGGTAACCAATTAGCAATGGTGTCTGGCGCTAAGGCGTTGGAAATCATCGAACGTGATGGGTTGGTTGAGCACGCGAACATCGCAGGCCAATACTTACGTCATGGGCTTGAGAAGATTCAATCTCGCGTTAACTGTATTGCTGAGGTTCGTGGTAAAGGTCTAATGCTTGGCGCTGAGATCAAGCAACCAAATGGCGAGCTTAACAAATTTGGTGAGCCGAAATCAGACGGTGAACTCACCCTCGCGATTCAACGCGCAGCACTAGAGCGCGGTTTGATGGTCGAGAAGGGCGGTCGTGATGGGTCTGTGATTCGTTTCCTTCCACCAATGATTATCTCTTTTGAGCAGATTGACTTTGCATTGCGCGTCATGGAAGAAGCGATCATCGCAGCAGGTGGTGGTTTACAAAAAGACCCAGCTTCAAGCGAACAAGCAAACCAAGAATGGAACAAGCATTTCATCCAGACAGGTTTAGGCGGTAGCGACGAATTCGCTAACGTGATGAACCAAACCACTCAAGCGATGAAAGCGGTTTTTGAGCAAGTTGAAACGCCATACTCAGGTCTAGAACCTAAAGTACTAGAGGCTGCTATCAAAGCTGTCGACCTAGACAACAACCAACACGCTTTGGTTGATGTTGTAGATAGCACTGCAGACCTTGTTGCTGCAAACTCCATATTCGTGCAACACCCAGACTGTATTGCACATCTCCACACTCCTCCTCTTATGGCTTCGGTAGCGGCGGAATCAATCATCGCGGCGTTGAATCAATCAATGGATTCATGGGACCAAGCGTCTGCTGCGACTTATGTTGAGCAGCGTGTGGTGGATTGGATGTGTGACAAGTACCAACTTGGCGACCAAGCGGACGGTGTTTTCACTAGTGGCGGCACGCAAAGTAACCTAATGGGCTTATTGCTAGCGAGAGACTGGATTGCTGATAAACACGATGGTCACTCAATCCAAAAGCTGGGTTTACCAGATTACGCGAGCAAGCTTCGTATCTTGTGCTCAAACAAATCTCACTTCACGGTTCAAAAGTCCGCTTCACTACTTGGTTTAGGCGAGAGCGCGGTGTGCTGCGTTGAAACAAACGCAAACGGAACCATCAAACCGGATTTATTAGACGCAGAAATCAAAGCACTTAAAGCTCAAGGCCTGATTCCTTTTGCTGTAGTCGGTACAGCAGGTACAACCGATCACGGTGCTATCGACGACCTTGATGCGATTGCAGACATCGCAAGCCAACAAGGTCTTTGGTTCCATGTCGACAGTGCTTACGGTGGCGCGCTTATCTTAAGCAGCCATAAAGCTCGTTTACAAGGCATCGAGAAAGCGGACTCTGTAAGTGTCGATTTCCATAAGCTTTTTTATCAAACAATCAGCTGTGGTGCGGTGTTGTTGAAAGACAAAGCGAACTTTAAGTACCTTCTGCATCACGCAGATTACCTAAACCGCGAACACGATGAGCTGCCGAACTTAGTCGATAAGTCTATCGCGACTACCAAGCGTTTTGATGCATTGAAAGTCTTCATGACTATGCAAAGTGTTGGTCCAAAGCAGTTGGGCGATATGTACGACCATCTTCTTGAGCAAACGCTAGAAGTGGCAGACCTGATTCAAAACCAAGCTGACTTAGAGCTACTCGCGGAGCCTTCACTATCAACAGTGTTGTTCCGATCTAAGCCGTCAGCAAACGGCGAGCTAGATTTAGACAAACTGAATCAAACGCTAAGACTGGAAGCGCTGACTCGTGGCGTTGCAGTATTGGGTGAAACGATCGTGGATGGTAAGAGTGCGCTTAAATTCACTATCTTGAATCCGTGCCTAAAGACATCAGATTTCAAATCTCTAATTAACAAAATTCAAACTCTAGCCACTGAGCTAGCAGAACAACAAGGGTAA
- the pgsA gene encoding CDP-diacylglycerol--glycerol-3-phosphate 3-phosphatidyltransferase: MRLNIPNILSLLRLFLIPVFVVVFYLPYQWAPFAAAMVFWVAGFTDWLDGMLARKLGQTSRFGAFIDPVADKVLVATALILITEHYHSIWVTIPAVTMIAREIIISALREWMAEIGKRASVAVSWVGKVKTVSQMFALWVLIWRYDDWMVWVGYIALYVATVLTYWSMAQYLMAAKDDLLDEKHH; the protein is encoded by the coding sequence ATGCGTTTGAATATACCTAACATTTTGTCCTTGCTGAGACTATTTTTGATCCCAGTATTCGTTGTCGTTTTTTATCTACCTTATCAATGGGCTCCTTTTGCTGCTGCGATGGTGTTTTGGGTGGCAGGCTTTACTGATTGGCTAGATGGTATGCTGGCTCGCAAGTTAGGGCAAACGTCTCGTTTTGGCGCATTCATTGACCCAGTGGCTGACAAAGTGTTGGTTGCTACGGCACTTATCCTGATTACTGAGCATTACCACTCAATCTGGGTGACGATTCCAGCGGTGACCATGATTGCTCGTGAGATCATCATTTCAGCACTTCGTGAATGGATGGCTGAAATCGGTAAACGTGCAAGTGTTGCGGTATCTTGGGTTGGTAAAGTCAAAACCGTTTCTCAGATGTTCGCCCTTTGGGTGCTTATCTGGCGCTATGACGACTGGATGGTTTGGGTAGGATACATTGCACTCTATGTCGCAACCGTTCTTACTTACTGGTCAATGGCGCAATACTTGATGGCCGCTAAAGACGATTTGTTAGACGAAAAACATCATTGA